From the genome of Pirellulales bacterium, one region includes:
- the rpsR gene encoding 30S ribosomal protein S18 has translation MGKFVPKKRSKFGSRTKKKDPVFVDGKRPRPMFVDYKDLELLSKLTSRQGKIIGRRKSGCTAASQHAVTSAIKRARFMALLPYVAE, from the coding sequence ATGGGAAAGTTCGTCCCCAAGAAACGTTCGAAGTTCGGCAGTCGCACCAAGAAGAAGGACCCGGTCTTTGTCGATGGCAAGCGGCCCCGGCCGATGTTTGTCGACTACAAGGACCTGGAGTTGCTCTCGAAGCTAACCAGCCGGCAAGGCAAGATCATCGGTCGCCGCAAGAGCGGCTGCACCGCCGCCAGCCAGCACGCGGTCACAAGCGCCATTAAGCGCGCCCGCTTCATGGCCTTGCTGCCGTACGTCGCCGAGTAG
- a CDS encoding tyrosine-type recombinase/integrase yields the protein MIAPSNQLALIAFEKPEQPAVADIACEDPGHAAAVRLLALWLADRKSESTQATYWSALEDFARFMGDTIEAVTARMLGLTKGSATATLEAYRATLVGVRKLAPNTVNLRVAAIRSLLVKAYDLDMISWLTRVKGVKTEVRKDSRGPGAEKAREMFALLGRRDAKGCRDRALFRLLWDLALRRSEIIGLDVEHLDTDKGVLFVKGKGKRERAWQTLPDETRAALADWLEHRGAEPGPLFVSLSRRSSGRLGGQSLHALIKELGRQVGIKVWPHACRHSSITTALDETKGDVRTVRLFSRHQSMETLLRYDDARQDKAGGVARQVAAVLGS from the coding sequence ATGATCGCCCCCAGCAATCAACTGGCCCTGATCGCGTTCGAAAAGCCCGAGCAACCTGCGGTGGCGGACATTGCGTGCGAGGACCCAGGCCACGCGGCCGCGGTTCGATTGCTGGCCCTGTGGCTCGCGGACAGGAAATCCGAGAGCACGCAGGCGACGTACTGGTCGGCACTCGAAGATTTCGCCAGGTTCATGGGGGACACAATCGAGGCCGTAACGGCGCGAATGCTCGGCCTAACGAAAGGTTCAGCCACCGCGACACTCGAAGCCTACCGGGCCACGTTGGTGGGCGTTCGCAAGTTGGCGCCCAACACTGTCAACTTGCGGGTCGCGGCAATCCGGTCGCTGTTAGTGAAGGCATACGACCTCGACATGATTTCTTGGCTGACGCGTGTGAAGGGCGTAAAGACAGAGGTTCGCAAGGACAGCCGCGGCCCTGGTGCAGAGAAGGCCCGCGAAATGTTTGCCTTGCTCGGGCGTCGCGACGCCAAGGGGTGCCGGGACCGCGCCCTTTTTCGTTTGCTTTGGGATTTGGCGCTGCGTCGGTCAGAAATCATCGGCCTGGACGTAGAGCACCTGGACACTGACAAGGGCGTTTTATTCGTCAAAGGGAAGGGGAAACGAGAACGTGCCTGGCAAACCCTTCCGGACGAAACCCGTGCGGCCTTGGCGGATTGGCTTGAGCATCGGGGGGCAGAACCCGGCCCGTTGTTCGTCTCGCTGTCGCGACGGAGTAGCGGCCGCCTGGGCGGGCAATCGTTGCATGCTCTCATCAAGGAGTTGGGCCGCCAGGTCGGAATCAAGGTTTGGCCGCACGCTTGCCGGCATTCGTCAATTACGACGGCACTCGACGAAACAAAGGGCGACGTGCGCACGGTGCGGTTGTTTAGCCGCCACCAGTCAATGGAAACTCTGCTACGCTACGACGACGCCCGCCAGGACAAGGCGGGTGGCGTGGCCCGGCAGGTGGCCGCAGTTTTGGGCAGCTGA
- a CDS encoding helix-turn-helix transcriptional regulator: protein MSISDQLKAHMRQSGTSMGQLAKESGISQPVLSRFLSDDPEGHRDIRLERTADRLAEYLGLQLTPVKAPPKPPTSKPNRRGKP from the coding sequence ATGAGCATCAGCGACCAACTTAAAGCACACATGCGACAGTCGGGAACATCGATGGGGCAACTGGCAAAAGAGAGCGGCATTAGCCAGCCCGTACTCAGCCGCTTTCTTTCGGACGATCCGGAAGGGCATCGGGACATCCGCCTCGAGCGAACCGCCGATAGGCTCGCCGAATACCTGGGCTTGCAGCTGACGCCCGTCAAAGCACCGCCGAAGCCTCCGACATCAAAGCCGAATCGCCGAGGTAAACCGTGA
- a CDS encoding STAS-like domain-containing protein, with product MTFISIANEIGIDISSRARGAELRAKVEQQIRAGNKVVLDFVGVRTISDSFADELFGVLLEDYSDIWFRENVEVRNIAQFPRKTILGAIEQRKLVA from the coding sequence ATGACATTCATTAGTATTGCGAATGAAATTGGAATTGACATTTCGAGTCGGGCTCGCGGCGCCGAGTTGCGCGCGAAAGTCGAACAGCAAATCCGAGCAGGAAATAAAGTAGTTCTGGACTTTGTCGGAGTACGGACAATTAGCGACTCGTTCGCTGATGAGTTGTTCGGCGTCCTCTTGGAAGACTATAGCGATATATGGTTCCGCGAGAACGTAGAAGTACGTAACATAGCTCAGTTTCCGCGCAAAACAATTTTGGGAGCCATTGAGCAGCGCAAGCTCGTGGCCTAA